The following are from one region of the Coffea eugenioides isolate CCC68of chromosome 2, Ceug_1.0, whole genome shotgun sequence genome:
- the LOC113761889 gene encoding OPA3-like protein isoform X3, with protein sequence MQSWIKQFNFWGNHRITTQMQRRIYGHATDVEIRPLNEEKAVQAAVDLLGEVFVFSVAVAALIFEVQRSARSEAKKEELRRQEMEELRQRDDELAREVELLKSKLQELDQLAQKRGLSGVFGFRHAHGEESKSAATN encoded by the exons ATGCAATCATGGATCAAGCAATTCAATTTCTGG GGAAACCATAGGATAACAACACAAATGCAAAGACGCATATATGGTCATGCAACTGATGTTGAAATTCGACCTTTGAATGAGGAGAAAGCTGTTCAAGCGGCTGTAGACCTTCTGGGGGAAGTTTTTGTCTTCTCG GTTGCTGTAGCTGCTCTGATATTTGAGGTGCAAAGAAGTGCTCGGTCAGAAGCTAAGAAGGAGGAGCTTCGTAGGCAGGAAATGGAG GAACTGAGGCAACGAGACGATGAGTTGGCAAGAGAGGTAGAGCTTCTAAAGAGTAAGTTGCAGGAGCTTGACCAGCTAGCCCAGAAACGTGGACTTTCTGGTGTTTTTGGCTTTAGACATGCTCATGGAGAGGAAAGCAAGTCGGCGGCAACAAATTGA
- the LOC113761889 gene encoding OPA3-like protein isoform X1 — protein sequence MVLPLLKLGTLAVKTLSKPIASRLKVQAGRHPKFRDFIVGIAQGNHRITTQMQRRIYGHATDVEIRPLNEEKAVQAAVDLLGEVFVFSVAVAALIFEVQRSARSEAKKEELRRQEMEELRQRDDELAREVELLKSKLQELDQLAQKRGLSGVFGFRHAHGEESKSAATN from the exons ATGGTATTGCCCTTGTTGAAGCTAGGGACGCTTGCTGTAAAAACTCTGAGCAAACCTATTGCTAGTAGACTCAAGGTTCAGGCCGGAAGGCATCCCAAGTTCCGTGATTTCATCGTCGGCATCGCCCAG GGAAACCATAGGATAACAACACAAATGCAAAGACGCATATATGGTCATGCAACTGATGTTGAAATTCGACCTTTGAATGAGGAGAAAGCTGTTCAAGCGGCTGTAGACCTTCTGGGGGAAGTTTTTGTCTTCTCG GTTGCTGTAGCTGCTCTGATATTTGAGGTGCAAAGAAGTGCTCGGTCAGAAGCTAAGAAGGAGGAGCTTCGTAGGCAGGAAATGGAG GAACTGAGGCAACGAGACGATGAGTTGGCAAGAGAGGTAGAGCTTCTAAAGAGTAAGTTGCAGGAGCTTGACCAGCTAGCCCAGAAACGTGGACTTTCTGGTGTTTTTGGCTTTAGACATGCTCATGGAGAGGAAAGCAAGTCGGCGGCAACAAATTGA
- the LOC113759397 gene encoding uncharacterized protein LOC113759397: protein MIFRKEYLDLVLVPCGLFIMFAYHLFLLYRCLKRPHTTVIGFENNDKKAWVEKVMQVENKDVKTALDVLSANVSAATFLASVSLTLSSLIGAWIANNSNIFQSELIYGDTRQATMSIKFISLLICFLLAFACFVQSSRCFIHANYLISTPDTDIPIKYVESAVIRGGDFWSLGLRALYFATTLLLWFFGPIPMFATSVSMVCLLHHLDTNKTPLHQYSSAAKRPFKRVEQTKIRTPMAVEVLDR from the exons atgattTTCCGGAAGGAGTATCTTGATTTGGTGTTGGTGCCATGTGGGCTGTTCATCATGTTTGCCTACCATCTCTTCCTGCTGTACAGATGCCTCAAGCGTCCACACACTACAGTGATTGGCTTTGAGAACAATGACAAGAAGGCTTGGGTTGAAAAAGTTATGCAG GTTGAAAACAAGGATGTTAAAACAGCATTAGATGTGCTCTCAGCCAATGTGTCTGCAGCTACATTCCTTGCATCAGTCTCCCTAACTCTTAGCTCTCTAATTGGAGCCTGGATTGCGAACAATTCAAACATATTCCAAAGTGAACTAATCTATGGAGACACAAGGCAAGCCACAATGTCAATCAAGTTCATTAGTCTTCTAATCTGTTTCTTATTGGCTTTTGCATGCTTTGTCCAATCATCAAGGTGTTTCATCCATGCAAATTACCTCATTAGTACACCAGATACCGACATTCCTATAAAATATGTTGAATCAGCAGTCATAAGAGGAGGTGATTTTTGGTCACTGGGGCTCAGAGCGCTTTACTTCGCAACTACCCTGCTGCTCTGGTTCTTTGGTCCAATACCAATGTTTGCTACTTCTGTAAGCATGGTTTGTCTCCTGCATCACCTTGATACAAACAAAACGCCATTGCATCAGTATAGTTCTGCAGCAAAGAGACCGTTCAAAAGAGTTGAGCAAACAAAGATCAGAACTCCAATGGCCGTTGAGGTTCTTGACAGATGA
- the LOC113761889 gene encoding OPA3-like protein isoform X2, with protein sequence MQSWIKQFNFWVEKNFRGNHRITTQMQRRIYGHATDVEIRPLNEEKAVQAAVDLLGEVFVFSVAVAALIFEVQRSARSEAKKEELRRQEMEELRQRDDELAREVELLKSKLQELDQLAQKRGLSGVFGFRHAHGEESKSAATN encoded by the exons ATGCAATCATGGATCAAGCAATTCAATTTCTGGGTTGAGAAAAATTTCCGG GGAAACCATAGGATAACAACACAAATGCAAAGACGCATATATGGTCATGCAACTGATGTTGAAATTCGACCTTTGAATGAGGAGAAAGCTGTTCAAGCGGCTGTAGACCTTCTGGGGGAAGTTTTTGTCTTCTCG GTTGCTGTAGCTGCTCTGATATTTGAGGTGCAAAGAAGTGCTCGGTCAGAAGCTAAGAAGGAGGAGCTTCGTAGGCAGGAAATGGAG GAACTGAGGCAACGAGACGATGAGTTGGCAAGAGAGGTAGAGCTTCTAAAGAGTAAGTTGCAGGAGCTTGACCAGCTAGCCCAGAAACGTGGACTTTCTGGTGTTTTTGGCTTTAGACATGCTCATGGAGAGGAAAGCAAGTCGGCGGCAACAAATTGA
- the LOC113763678 gene encoding transcription factor VOZ1, whose product MGKGSKSGACKSASHQLFKDKAKNRVDDLQGMFSDLQSARKESRSIDVAVLEEQVHQMLREWKAELNEPSPASSLQGGSLGSFSSDIYRLLQLCEEEDDATSALAAPKSEPDAQKADSGAVFQEGFVAAQASQEQSFQLLDHCKNSPAGANSMGVNNLGLPTQLEYHTFDLHQDFENQYFQGFDGTGLCGEDALPQIAGFVQNFCPPPAAFLGPKCALWDCPRPAQRSEWCQTSQDYCSGYHATIAPAEGYPGMAPVLRPGGIGLKDNLLFAALSAKAQGKDVGIPECEGAATTKSPWNAPELFDLVVLEGEMIREWLFFDKPRRAFESGNRKQRSLPDYTGRGWHESRKQVMNEYGGLKRSYYMDPQPMKNYEWHLYEYEINKYDVCALYRLELKLVDGKKSPKGKIATDSVTDLQKQMKKLTAEFPSDKQRAIKGGAKAASKDAAGSIYSTPNRMPPTGEGFEYSTGASYEYLVDNLNGYYVT is encoded by the exons ATGGGCAAGGGTTCGAAGAGTGGTGCATGCAAGTCTGCATCGCATCAGCTCTTCAAGGACAAGGCAAAAAACCGTGTCGATGATCTTCAAGGGATGTTTTCGGATCTGCAGTCTGCAAGAAAGGAGAGCCGTAGCATTGATGTTGCAGTTCTTGAAGAGCAGGTCCATCAGATGCTCCGTGAGTGGAAAGCTGAGCTCAATGAGCCCTCCCCTGCTTCTTCTTTGCAG GGTGGAAGTCTTGGTTCATTCTCGTCAGACATTTATAGGCTGTTACAACTTTGTGAGGAGGAAGATGATGCCACCAGTGCTTTAGCTGCACCCAAGTCTGAGCCAGATGCACAAAAGGCTGATAGTGGTGCTGTCTTTCAAGAA GGTTTCGTTGCTGCTCAGGCATCTCAGGAACAAAGCTTCCAATTGCTTGATCACTGCAAAAACTCTCCTGCAGGAGCTAATAGTATGGGGGTCAACAATCTGGGGCTTCCAACACAGTTAGAGTATCACACATTTGATTTGCATCAGGACTTTGAGAACCAGTATTTCCAAGGATTTGATGGTACGGGCCTTTGTGGGGAGGATGCTTTGCCCCAGATTGCTGGTTTTGTACAAAATTTTTGTCCTCCACCTGCTGCTTTTTTAGGGCCGAAATGTGCACTTTGGGATTGTCCGAGGCCAGCACAAAGGTCAGAGTGGTGTCAAACATCACAGGACTACTGCAGTGGCTATCATGCCACAATTGCACCAGCTGAAGGCTATCCTGGCATGGCTCCAGTTTTACGACCTGGAGGCATTGGCTTGAAGGATAATTTGCTTTTTGCGGCTCTTAGTGCAAAAGCTCAAGGAAAAGATGTTGGAATTCCAGAATGTGAGGGGGCTGCTACCACAAAATCCCCTTGGAATGCACCTG AGCTTTTTGATCTTGTTGTTCTGGAAGGAGAAATGATCAGGGAATGGCTTTTCTTTGATAAGCCTCGAAGAGCATTTGAAAGTGGAAATAGAAAGCAAAGGTCATTGCCAGATTACACTGGACGTGGCTGGCATGAGTCTAGGAAGCAAGTGATGAATGAATATGGAGGGTTGAAGAGATCATACTATATGGATCCGCAGCCAATGAAAAACTATGAGTGGCACCTGTATGAATATGAGATTAACAAGTATGATGTCTGTGCATTGTATAGGCTGGAACTGAAGCTTGTTGATGGGAAAAAGAGCCCGAAAGGGAAGATAGCTACTGATTCTGTCACTGATCTGCAGAAGCAAATGAAGAAGCTTACTGCTGAGTTTCCATCTGACAAGCAGCGTGCCATCAAAGGTGGTGCTAAGGCCGCTTCAAAGGATGCTGCTGGAAGCATTTATTCTACCCCGAATAGAATGCCTCCTACAGGTGAAGGGTTTGAGTACAGCACAGGTGCTTCATATGAATATCTTGTTGACAATTTGAATGGTTACTATGTCACGTAG
- the LOC113760525 gene encoding uncharacterized protein LOC113760525 isoform X1 codes for MAEIEVPWDDAGRGGIAVVGDLKESSSPVHKKQRSDEKDELEFYDEDIRQINLQADQLVYTEKDHALDSIISILNDYYPDGCNDENDVWFKYWRQLVDSEGFDIDPIPYHDTTKLPIPYHDTRNLAFVPLLELENYPGIHERIIKQANLAIEHHNQKKDTDYEFAKVEKANARFWGPTGANFYITFLAKDSYAACGLTTFQALVWEGAEPDEYYVKFCRPKVVAN; via the exons ATGGCAGAGATTGAGGTACCTTGGGATGATGCTGGAAGAGGAGGGATTGCGGTGGTTGGAGATTTGAAAGAGTCATCGTCGCCGGTCCATAAGAAGCAGAGATCGGACGAAAAAGATGAACTGGAGTTTTATGACGAAGACATTCGGCAAATAAATTTACAAGCTGATCAATTGGTTTATACCGAAAAAGACCATGCCTTGGATAGCATCATTTCAATTCTGAACGACTACTACCCTGATGGCTGCAATGACGAGAATGATGTATGGTTTAAGTACTGGCGACAGCTCGTAGATAGCGAG GGCTTTGATATTGACCCTATCCCGTACCATGATACTACGAAGCTGCCTATCCCGTACCATGATACTAGGAACCTGGCCTTCGTTCCATTACTGGAGTTGGAAAATTATCCAGGCATTCATGAGCGTATTATTAAACAGGCAAACCTTGCAATTGAGCATCACAACCAAAAGAAA GACACAGACTATGAGTTTGCGAAGGTTGAGAAGGCAAACGCACGATTTTGGGGTCCAACTGGTGCCAATTTTTATATTACCTTCCTGGCCAAGGATTCTTATGCTGCTTGTGGTTTGACTACCTTTCAAGCTCTGGTATGGGAAGGTGCAGAACCTGATGAATACTATGTCAAGTTCTGCAGGCCTAAAGTAGTTGCAAATTGA
- the LOC113760525 gene encoding uncharacterized protein LOC113760525 isoform X2, with the protein MAEIEVPWDDAGRGGIAVVGDLKESSSPVHKKQRSDEKDELEFYDEDIRQINLQADQLVYTEKDHALDSIISILNDYYPDGCNDENDVWFKYWRQLVDSEVPGALILTLSRTMILRSCLSRTMILGTWPSFHYWSWKIIQAFMSVLLNRQTLQLSITTKRKTQTMSLRRLRRQTHDFGVQLVPIFILPSWPRILMLLVV; encoded by the exons ATGGCAGAGATTGAGGTACCTTGGGATGATGCTGGAAGAGGAGGGATTGCGGTGGTTGGAGATTTGAAAGAGTCATCGTCGCCGGTCCATAAGAAGCAGAGATCGGACGAAAAAGATGAACTGGAGTTTTATGACGAAGACATTCGGCAAATAAATTTACAAGCTGATCAATTGGTTTATACCGAAAAAGACCATGCCTTGGATAGCATCATTTCAATTCTGAACGACTACTACCCTGATGGCTGCAATGACGAGAATGATGTATGGTTTAAGTACTGGCGACAGCTCGTAGATAGCGAGGTACCGGG GGCTTTGATATTGACCCTATCCCGTACCATGATACTACGAAGCTGCCTATCCCGTACCATGATACTAGGAACCTGGCCTTCGTTCCATTACTGGAGTTGGAAAATTATCCAGGCATTCATGAGCGTATTATTAAACAGGCAAACCTTGCAATTGAGCATCACAACCAAAAGAAA GACACAGACTATGAGTTTGCGAAGGTTGAGAAGGCAAACGCACGATTTTGGGGTCCAACTGGTGCCAATTTTTATATTACCTTCCTGGCCAAGGATTCTTATGCTGCTTGTGGTTTGA
- the LOC113756987 gene encoding mucin-5AC-like: MPTFPRSPPILPKYTIATTPVVLTAVNSSSMPTLQTSEAKAQQITDSSSSPSAIPIPTTASSSSTTTTTITSTSASTSTAVTSTTVSTPTASMPKNRRRSAVQSARVLPQIIKPLLAEGEINAALHHLRVVDPLLATLIDTHQPPAFESHHSPFLALTKSILYQQLAYKAGTSIYNCFVVLCGGETAVLPDDVLGLSTQQLKQVGVSGRKASYLYDHGLKSTVR; this comes from the coding sequence ATGCCGACGTTTCCCAGAAGCCCTCCAATCCTTCCAAAATACACCATTGCCACCACCCCCGTTGTTCTCACCGCCGTTAACTCCTCCTCAATGCCCACCCTGCAGACTTCTGAGGCCAAAGCCCAACAAATTACTGATTCTTCCTCCTCCCCTTCTGCCATACCTATTCCGACCACTGCTTCCTCCTCCTCTACCACCACCACTACCATCACCTCCACCTCCGCGTCGACCAGCACTGCTGTTACTTCCACCACAGTTTCCACACCCACGGCATCTATGCCCAAGAATCGGAGGCGTAGTGCTGTCCAATCAGCTAGGGTTCTGCCCCAGATCATCAAACCCCTGTTGGCCGAGGGTGAAATCAATGCCGCTCTCCACCACCTCCGCGTTGTTGACCCTTTACTTGCTACCCTGATCGATACCCACCAGCCTCCGGCATTTGAGTCTCACCACTCCCCATTCCTTGCCCTCACCAAGAGCATTCTCTATCAGCAACTCGCCTACAAAGCAGGCACCTCAATCTACAATTGCTTTGTAGTGCTCTGCGGTGGCGAGACTGCAGTTCTTCCCGACGATGTGCTGGGTCTATCTACTCAGCAGCTCAAGCAAGTCGGTGTCTCTGGTAGAAAAGCCAGCTATTTATATGACCATGGCCTCAAATCAACTGTGCGTTAG